Proteins encoded together in one Colius striatus isolate bColStr4 chromosome 3, bColStr4.1.hap1, whole genome shotgun sequence window:
- the GSR gene encoding glutathione reductase, mitochondrial produces MAAAAYELLVLGGGSGGLAGARRAAELGARVALVEPQRFGGTCVNVGCVPKKVMWNAAVHAEFVHDHADYGFEAPDVRFNWRTIKEKRDAYVRRLNDIYENNLKKANIDIIRGYGKFTADPEPTIEVEGKKYTAPHILIATGGRPAVPPDSKIPGASLGMTSDGFFDLEELPRRSIIIGAGYIAVEMAGILSMLGSKTSLLIRQDKVLRTFDSMISTNCTQELENTGVDVWKHTQVKRVTKSPSGLLDVTVTSSVPGHKPAEGVIQDVDCLLWAVGREPNTEGLCLDRVGVQVDARGHVVVDEYQNTTRRGVYAVGDVCGRALLTPVAIAAARRLAHRLFEGKQDSRLDYHNIPTVVFSHPPIGTVGLTEDEAVAAHGRENVKIYSTSFTPLYHAVTQRKVKCVMKLVCAGKEEKVVGLHMQGLGCDEMLQGFAVAVKMGATKADLDNTVAIHPTSAEELVTLR; encoded by the exons ATGGCGGCGGCCGCTTAcgagctgctggtgctgggcgGCGGGTCGGGGGGGCTGGCGGGGGCCCGACGGGCAGCCGAGCTGGGCGCTCGCGTCGCGCTGGTGGAACCGCAACGCTTCGGGGGTACCTGC GTCAATGTTGGGTGCGTGCCCAAGAAG GTGATGTGGAACGCGGCTGTTCACGCAGAGTTTGTCCATGATCACGCCGACTACGGCTTTGAAGCGCCCGATGTCAGGTTCAACTGGAG AACAATTAAAGAGAAGCGCGACGCTTACGTGAGGCGCCTGAACGACATCTATGAGAATAACTTAAAGAAG GCTAACATCGACATCATTCGAGGCTATGGCAAGTTCACTGCTGATCCTGAGCCCACCATCgaagtggagggaaaaaagtacACGGCTCCTCACATCCTTATAGCCACGGGTGGGCGGCCGGCCGTGCCCCCCGACAGCAAAATTCCTG GTGCCAGCCTGGGGATGACCAGCGATGGTTTCTTTGACCTGGAGGAACTGCCCAG GCGCAGCATTATCATCGGTGCTGGCTACATTGCAGTGGAGATGGCGGGGATCCTTTCCATGCTGGGCTCCAAGACATCCCTGCTGATCCGCCAGGACAAG GTCCTGAGGACCTTCGACTCCATGATCAGCACAAACTGCACCCAGGAGCTGGAGAACACCGGGGTGGATGTCTGGAAGCACACACAG GTCAAGAGAGTCACCAAGTCCCCTTCTGGGCTGCTGGATGTGACGGTGACCTCCTCAGTGCCTGGCCACAAGCCAGCAGAGGGAGTGATCCAGGACGTGGACTGCCTGCTGTGGGCCGTGGGACGGGAGCCCAACACTGAGGGGCTGTGTCTGGACCGAGTG GGTGTGCAGGTGGATGCCAGGGGCCACGTGGTGGTGGATGAGTACCAGAACACCACCAGGAGAGGGGTCTACGCTGTTGGAGATGTCTGTGGAAGAGCCCTTCTCACCCCAG TGGCCATCGCAGCTGCCAGAAGGCTGGCCCACAGGCTCTTTGAGGGCAAGCAGGACTCCCGACTGGACTACCACAACATCCCTACCGTCGTCTTCAGCCACCCACCCATTGGCACTGTGGGCCTTACCGAAG ATGAAGCCGTGGCCGCACACGGGAGGGAGAACGTGAAGATCTACAGCACCTCCTTCACCCCCTTGTACCACGCCGTCACCCAGAGGAAGGTTAAGTGTGTCATGAAGCTGGTGTGCGCTGGCAAGGAGGAGAAG GTGGTGGGACTGCACATGCAAGGGCTGGGCTGTGATGAAATGCTGCAGGGCTTTGCTGTGGCCGTCAAAATGGGGGCCACCAAGGCCGACCTGGACAACACCGTGGCCATTCACCCCACTTCTGCCGAAGAGCTGGTGACGCTGCGCTGA